A window from Bacteroidota bacterium encodes these proteins:
- a CDS encoding sigma-70 family RNA polymerase sigma factor, with amino-acid sequence MQQPELIPHLFRTEYRKIVSVLSRHFGFEQIEIAEDIASDTFLTAAQTWSMNGIPENPVAWLYHVAKNKARNYLQRNDLFDKKIVPEIKATKEASAEIEIDLSLQNINDSQLQMMFAICHPAISPEAQIGLSLRILCGFGIEEIADAFLSNKETINKRLSRAKEKLREEKIKIELPGPAEIDVRLTTVLRTIYLLFSEGYYSTSQNQPIRKELCIEAMRLCSMLIENETTNKPEVNALFALMCFHTSRFEARLDKNGELVLYEEQDTDLWNTELINNGIYYFHQSAGGNQLSKYHLEAAIAYWNTQKADTEEKWSAILQLYNHLLQIEYSPIAALNRTYAVAKVKGKQQAIAEAEKLKLTDSQFYFALLGELYTDIDYQKAKENFEKAYSLAKTVADKHAIQKKIEKFK; translated from the coding sequence ATGCAACAACCTGAATTGATACCGCATTTGTTCCGCACAGAATACCGGAAGATCGTTTCCGTATTAAGTCGTCATTTCGGGTTTGAACAAATAGAAATAGCCGAAGATATTGCAAGCGATACTTTTCTTACGGCTGCGCAGACATGGAGTATGAATGGCATACCTGAAAATCCTGTTGCATGGCTTTATCATGTTGCAAAAAATAAAGCAAGAAACTATTTGCAGCGCAATGATCTCTTTGATAAAAAAATTGTACCTGAAATTAAAGCAACAAAAGAAGCCTCTGCTGAAATAGAAATTGATCTTTCCCTTCAGAATATAAACGATAGTCAATTGCAAATGATGTTTGCCATTTGCCATCCTGCTATTTCTCCCGAAGCACAGATCGGTTTATCCCTTCGTATCCTTTGCGGTTTTGGTATTGAAGAAATTGCGGATGCATTTTTAAGTAATAAAGAAACGATCAATAAAAGATTATCGAGGGCAAAAGAAAAACTGCGTGAAGAAAAGATAAAAATAGAATTACCCGGTCCTGCTGAAATTGATGTACGTCTTACAACAGTACTACGAACTATTTATCTTTTATTCAGTGAAGGTTATTATTCCACCAGTCAGAACCAGCCAATACGAAAAGAACTTTGTATTGAAGCAATGCGGCTTTGCAGCATGCTTATCGAAAATGAAACTACCAACAAACCTGAAGTGAATGCTTTGTTTGCATTGATGTGTTTTCATACTTCAAGATTTGAAGCCCGGTTGGATAAAAATGGTGAGCTTGTTTTATATGAAGAGCAAGACACTGATCTCTGGAATACTGAACTGATCAATAACGGGATTTACTATTTCCATCAATCTGCTGGTGGAAACCAGCTTTCAAAATATCATTTGGAAGCGGCGATTGCTTATTGGAATACCCAGAAAGCCGATACAGAAGAAAAATGGTCGGCCATTCTGCAATTGTATAACCACCTGCTGCAAATAGAATACTCCCCTATTGCTGCACTCAACAGAACTTATGCTGTGGCCAAAGTAAAAGGAAAACAACAGGCTATTGCTGAAGCAGAAAAACTAAAGCTAACAGATAGCCAGTTTTATTTTGCTTTACTCGGCGAACTATACACTGATATTGACTATCAAAAGGCAAAAGAGAATTTTGAAAAAGCTTACTCACTTGCAAAAACAGTGGCAGATAAACATGCTATTCAGAAGAAGATTGAGAAATTCAAGTAA
- a CDS encoding transcription initiation protein: MNEYALIMRHEDGQAVASPEQLQEWMKQTMDWIGGIAAQNKFVSGTGLPFSDARVVTNKGSKNIVTNGPFGDIKETIGGLIIVKAESIEEAVEFAKGCPVLQGEGNSLEVRKIAKGDGVH, encoded by the coding sequence ATGAATGAATATGCATTGATCATGCGGCATGAAGACGGCCAGGCAGTCGCTTCACCCGAGCAATTACAGGAATGGATGAAACAAACCATGGACTGGATCGGTGGCATTGCTGCACAAAACAAATTTGTAAGTGGTACCGGCTTGCCTTTTAGCGATGCAAGAGTAGTAACCAATAAGGGTTCAAAAAACATTGTTACTAACGGCCCCTTTGGTGATATTAAAGAAACGATCGGCGGATTGATCATCGTAAAAGCGGAATCGATCGAAGAAGCTGTAGAGTTTGCCAAAGGCTGTCCTGTATTGCAGGGAGAAGGCAATAGCCTGGAAGTGCGGAAAATTGCAAAAGGAGATGGTGTGCATTAA
- a CDS encoding CPBP family intramembrane metalloprotease, which yields MLGILVQLAISWLIIWLVEKGNLSVLGFFPTKKRLTGFVVFFFITAICCASEFVMRIGFAKEQWQLNPALSANLVAEGLWWNIKSVLFEELIFRGVLLYILIKRLGSVKGIIISSIAFGIYHWFSQEAFGDPKQMLILFIMTGIMGLLLAYGYAKTFSLYIPCAIHLGWNLTKGFIFSEGPIGQGIFIQKQPQPEVTVSYFIFFVILFLPILSMWIINYLLLRKHKQEPLPTKQAKYFENIF from the coding sequence ATGTTAGGCATTCTCGTACAACTCGCAATTTCCTGGCTGATCATATGGTTGGTCGAAAAAGGCAATCTATCTGTTCTGGGCTTCTTTCCAACTAAAAAAAGACTGACCGGTTTTGTAGTTTTCTTTTTTATTACTGCTATTTGTTGCGCATCAGAGTTTGTAATGAGAATTGGTTTTGCAAAAGAACAATGGCAGTTAAATCCAGCATTGTCAGCGAATTTAGTTGCAGAAGGGCTTTGGTGGAATATCAAGTCGGTATTATTTGAAGAGCTGATCTTTCGGGGTGTGCTGCTGTATATTCTTATAAAAAGACTGGGTTCAGTAAAAGGAATAATTATTTCCTCAATAGCTTTCGGTATTTATCATTGGTTTTCGCAGGAAGCATTTGGCGACCCGAAACAAATGCTCATACTATTTATAATGACCGGCATCATGGGTTTGTTGCTTGCCTATGGTTATGCAAAAACATTTTCATTGTATATACCCTGCGCCATTCATTTAGGATGGAACCTGACCAAAGGATTTATTTTTTCTGAAGGCCCCATCGGGCAAGGAATATTCATACAAAAACAACCGCAGCCGGAAGTAACCGTTTCTTATTTTATCTTTTTTGTTATACTGTTTTTGCCAATATTAAGTATGTGGATAATCAATTACTTGTTATTGAGAAAACATAAACAGGAACCGCTACCTACGAAGCAAGCAAAATATTTCGAAAATATTTTTTGA